Proteins from a genomic interval of Microbacterium phyllosphaerae:
- a CDS encoding alanine racemase C-terminal domain-containing protein encodes MCEKTSSSRPRAVISRSALAAASTAAVDAGGRVADLRRDAWGHGVLAIAHAVTAAGAAAVLVDHSEEVEALRLEGIEALTEGVADIDASLLYGLPDADGTLRTTPVMRLAGRVLSTKPLKAGDAVSYGYTHRATQDTTAALITGGYAQGIVRALGNAATVEIAGASRPIVGRVAMDVCVIDLQGSDDVELGEDATYFGGRGSAGPGLARWSAVTGLTIAELIAVAGSHADRGWEA; translated from the coding sequence GTGTGTGAGAAGACATCCAGCTCCCGTCCACGCGCGGTGATCTCCCGGTCGGCTCTGGCAGCGGCATCGACCGCCGCCGTCGACGCAGGGGGCCGTGTCGCCGATCTGCGCAGGGATGCTTGGGGGCATGGGGTGCTCGCGATCGCCCACGCCGTGACCGCCGCCGGCGCAGCCGCGGTGTTGGTGGACCATTCCGAAGAGGTCGAGGCGCTGCGCCTCGAGGGCATCGAGGCGCTCACCGAGGGCGTGGCCGACATCGACGCATCCCTTCTCTACGGACTCCCGGATGCAGACGGCACGCTTCGCACGACTCCGGTGATGCGGCTCGCCGGGAGGGTCCTCTCGACGAAGCCGCTCAAGGCCGGGGATGCCGTCTCTTACGGCTACACGCACAGGGCGACGCAGGACACCACCGCGGCGCTGATCACAGGGGGGTACGCGCAGGGCATCGTCCGTGCGCTCGGCAACGCGGCGACCGTCGAGATCGCCGGTGCGTCGCGGCCGATCGTCGGGCGTGTCGCGATGGACGTGTGCGTGATCGACCTCCAGGGCTCGGACGACGTCGAGCTGGGGGAGGATGCCACGTACTTCGGCGGCAGAGGGTCTGCAGGCCCTGGTCTCGCGCGCTGGAGCGCCGTGACCGGGCTCACGATCGCCGAGCTCATCGCGGTGGCCGGTTCGCACGCCGACCGGGGGTGGGAGGCGTGA
- a CDS encoding alanine racemase — MTRPELRIRTDRFVSNIAAVRERIAPSTLMVVLKDDAYGHGLRWAVDAATEAGVEWYGSYDVGSGVEARRVLGDTGRILAWVTSTDAEIDDALHDRIDLGVGSAEYLTRIVTRARAQGVRARVHLKIDTGLHRNGLLPEEWEQTIADVRAAEAAGHLELAGIWSHLAEASDAEDDDAQAVFLEAVRVAESSGPTPEALHLTASAASWWRPELRGSVSRIGAFCYGVRSADGPELDGVLPVAELIATVVTVRDDEAVIAIGSFDGIPSTLAGSHVGTTAGARELRRIDATTAVVAGWPGMRAGDPVWLFGAGEHGESSATTLAERIDTVGEEILTRLTSRVRRVVVA; from the coding sequence GTGACTCGCCCGGAGCTGCGCATCCGCACCGACAGATTCGTGTCGAACATCGCCGCCGTCCGCGAGCGCATCGCCCCGTCGACGTTGATGGTCGTGCTGAAGGACGATGCCTACGGCCACGGGCTGCGGTGGGCCGTCGACGCGGCCACGGAGGCAGGCGTCGAGTGGTACGGCTCGTATGACGTGGGCAGCGGAGTCGAGGCGCGACGCGTGCTGGGCGACACCGGGAGGATCCTAGCCTGGGTGACATCGACCGACGCGGAGATCGACGACGCGCTGCACGACCGGATCGATCTGGGAGTGGGATCGGCTGAGTACCTCACCCGGATCGTCACCCGGGCACGGGCCCAGGGCGTGCGCGCCCGCGTCCATCTCAAGATCGACACCGGACTGCACCGCAACGGACTCCTCCCCGAGGAGTGGGAGCAGACGATCGCGGACGTCCGCGCGGCGGAGGCTGCGGGTCATCTCGAACTCGCGGGCATCTGGAGCCACCTCGCCGAGGCGAGCGACGCCGAGGATGACGACGCTCAGGCGGTGTTCCTCGAGGCCGTCCGTGTGGCCGAGTCGTCGGGGCCGACCCCGGAGGCGCTGCACCTGACGGCATCCGCAGCATCGTGGTGGCGACCGGAGCTGCGCGGATCCGTGTCGCGGATCGGCGCGTTCTGCTACGGCGTCCGTTCGGCTGACGGTCCGGAGCTCGACGGTGTGCTCCCCGTCGCGGAGCTCATCGCGACGGTCGTCACCGTCCGCGATGATGAGGCCGTGATCGCGATCGGCTCGTTCGACGGCATCCCCTCGACTCTCGCAGGCTCCCACGTCGGAACGACCGCGGGCGCGCGTGAGCTCCGTCGCATCGACGCGACGACGGCGGTCGTCGCAGGGTGGCCGGGCATGCGAGCCGGCGATCCGGTGTGGCTCTTCGGTGCCGGCGAGCACGGAGAGTCGAGCGCGACGACGCTCGCCGAGCGCATCGACACGGTCGGGGAGGAGATCCTCACCCGGTTGACGTCGCGTGTTCGACGCGTCGTCGTCGCCTGA
- a CDS encoding F390 synthetase-related protein: protein MSKFAILREFAAVRWLRPLRTRTAVERRQRRLLRSHVAFLRRRSPYFGEMLATRSFGDLPLMDKSVMMSRFDEINTVGVGRDEALALAIRNERSRDFEADLGSHSVGLSSGTSGHRGLFVVSSAERDAWVGTVLARTLPRGRILGHRIALFLRADNSLYESVGSRAVSFRYFDVYSDMDDNIARLQEYRPTILVAPPSVLRLIARAADAGAFDVVPQRVYSVAEVLEIADEQRIRVSLGQPLLHQLYQCTEGFLAHTCEHGVIHLNEDNILVEREALDDERFTPIVTDLRRRAQPIVRYRLGDVLRERVSPCPCGSALTAIERIEGREGDTLVFRGLDGRAVPVFADVITRALLYADGFDEYRITQIGESRLQIALDTVDDRSRRRVEDEVGALADRLGCERPDLTFVDFVRDGSVKLRRVVQEWGDRRW from the coding sequence ATGTCGAAGTTCGCGATCCTGCGTGAGTTCGCCGCGGTGCGATGGCTCCGGCCGCTGCGCACGAGGACAGCGGTCGAGCGACGCCAGCGACGCCTGCTGCGATCGCACGTGGCTTTCCTTCGCCGTCGATCGCCGTACTTCGGCGAGATGCTCGCGACGCGGTCGTTCGGCGACCTCCCGCTCATGGACAAGAGCGTCATGATGAGCCGCTTCGACGAGATCAACACTGTGGGGGTGGGCAGGGACGAGGCGCTCGCGCTCGCGATCCGGAACGAGCGCTCGCGTGACTTCGAGGCGGATCTGGGCTCGCATTCGGTCGGACTCTCGAGCGGGACCAGCGGCCACCGGGGCCTCTTCGTGGTGAGCAGCGCCGAGCGCGACGCCTGGGTGGGGACTGTGCTCGCCCGCACTCTTCCGCGGGGCAGGATCCTCGGGCACCGGATCGCGCTGTTCCTCCGCGCGGACAACAGCCTCTATGAGTCGGTCGGGTCGAGGGCGGTGTCGTTCCGCTACTTCGACGTGTACTCCGACATGGACGACAACATCGCCCGGCTGCAGGAGTATCGACCCACCATCCTCGTCGCTCCGCCGTCGGTCCTGAGGCTGATCGCACGTGCGGCCGATGCCGGTGCGTTCGACGTCGTCCCGCAGCGGGTCTACTCGGTGGCCGAGGTGCTCGAGATCGCCGACGAGCAGCGCATCAGGGTCTCGCTCGGGCAGCCGCTCCTGCACCAGCTCTACCAGTGCACCGAGGGGTTCCTCGCGCACACGTGCGAGCACGGGGTGATCCATCTGAACGAAGACAACATCCTCGTCGAACGCGAAGCCCTGGACGACGAGCGGTTCACGCCGATCGTCACCGATCTGCGCCGACGCGCGCAGCCGATCGTGCGGTACCGGCTCGGCGACGTCCTGAGAGAGCGCGTCAGCCCGTGCCCCTGTGGCAGTGCGCTCACGGCGATCGAGCGGATCGAGGGTCGAGAGGGTGACACCCTGGTCTTCCGGGGACTCGACGGCCGAGCCGTTCCGGTGTTCGCCGACGTGATCACCCGGGCGCTGCTCTATGCCGACGGATTCGACGAGTACCGCATCACGCAGATCGGCGAGTCGCGACTGCAGATCGCCCTGGACACGGTCGATGATCGGTCTCGGCGCCGCGTCGAAGACGAGGTGGGGGCGCTGGCCGATCGACTCGGATGCGAACGGCCGGATCTCACGTTCGTCGACTTCGTGAGGGACGGCTCGGTGAAGCTGCGCCGGGTGGTGCAGGAATGGGGGGACCGGAGATGGTGA
- a CDS encoding NAD-dependent epimerase/dehydratase family protein — protein sequence MSGARVLVTGASGFLGGHVVPELQRHGYEVFAAGRNTEALALVADPDHRVPGDLASLRARDLPVDAVIHCAALSTPWGHWKDFHRANVEGTGHVVEFARRNGARRVVHVSSPSVYAAARDRLGIREHDVDRSNRLNGYIRSKIAAEDLLLEALDARTVPEVVILRPRGLIGVGDPSLVPRLLDVHSRIGVPLFDGGHNLIDVTAVENVASALRLALDRGDPAGGVYNITNDDPRAFRELLTTLLELMGETPRFRPMSRRVAWTLASLLEGVCGVVPGRPEPPLTRYTLSTIAYSQTLDISRARNELGYRPVVSVDSALAGVAAHLRRAA from the coding sequence ATGTCCGGAGCCCGTGTGCTGGTGACGGGGGCGAGCGGGTTCCTCGGCGGCCACGTGGTGCCCGAGCTGCAGCGCCACGGGTACGAGGTCTTCGCCGCCGGACGCAACACCGAGGCCCTCGCCCTGGTCGCCGATCCGGACCATCGTGTTCCCGGTGACCTCGCGTCACTGCGCGCCCGTGACCTCCCGGTGGATGCCGTCATCCACTGCGCGGCGCTGTCGACGCCCTGGGGGCACTGGAAGGACTTCCATCGGGCAAACGTCGAGGGCACCGGTCATGTGGTCGAGTTCGCCCGTCGGAACGGAGCGCGCCGTGTCGTGCACGTGTCGTCGCCGAGCGTGTACGCCGCGGCTCGCGACCGCCTCGGCATACGTGAGCACGACGTCGACCGCAGCAACCGCCTCAACGGCTACATCCGCTCGAAGATCGCCGCCGAGGACCTGCTGCTCGAGGCGCTCGACGCGCGAACGGTCCCCGAGGTCGTGATCCTGCGTCCTCGCGGACTGATCGGCGTGGGTGACCCGAGCCTGGTGCCGAGGCTGCTCGATGTGCACAGCCGCATCGGCGTGCCGCTGTTCGACGGCGGCCACAACCTGATCGACGTGACGGCGGTCGAGAACGTCGCCTCGGCCCTGCGGCTGGCTCTCGATCGCGGCGATCCCGCCGGAGGGGTGTACAACATCACGAACGATGATCCTCGTGCGTTCCGCGAACTGCTCACGACGCTGCTCGAGCTGATGGGGGAGACTCCGCGATTCCGGCCCATGAGTCGGCGGGTCGCGTGGACACTGGCATCCCTTCTTGAGGGCGTGTGCGGGGTCGTACCGGGTCGACCCGAGCCTCCGCTCACGCGGTACACGCTCAGCACCATCGCCTACTCGCAGACGCTCGACATCTCACGTGCGCGGAACGAACTCGGCTATCGGCCCGTCGTCTCGGTGGATTCCGCCCTCGCCGGGGTGGCCGCACACCTGAGGCGGGCCGCGTGA
- a CDS encoding DUF7455 domain-containing protein: protein MNATTERETSAVEFRLTAMDRCDSCGAQAYIAAEVNGSELLFCAHHGRKYEEKLRSIATSWHDETARLID from the coding sequence ATGAACGCAACGACCGAACGTGAGACCTCCGCCGTCGAGTTCCGCCTGACCGCCATGGATCGCTGTGATTCGTGTGGCGCTCAGGCCTACATCGCGGCCGAGGTCAACGGCTCCGAACTGCTCTTCTGCGCCCACCACGGACGCAAGTACGAAGAGAAGCTTCGCAGCATCGCAACGAGCTGGCACGATGAGACCGCTCGTCTGATCGACTGA
- a CDS encoding DNA gyrase/topoisomerase IV subunit B, with the protein MTAEYSAHHLQVLEGLEAVRKRPGMYIGSNGSPGLMHCLWEIIDNAVDEAVAGNGSKIDIILHEDGSVEVHDRGRGIPVDVEPRTGLTGVEVVFTKLHAGGKFGGGSYAASGGLHGVGASVVNALSERLDVEVDRGGKTYAMSFHRGEPGLFADSGEKRPDAKFTPFRDKSELRVVGKAPRGTSGTRIRYWADHQIFTKDAAFQLNELETRARQTAFLVPGLELVIRDERAANGSEVEGQPTEKSYHYEGGISEFVEYLANDAPVTDTWRIQGEGTFKETVPVLQADGHMVATEVERVCAVDIAMRWGTGYDTITRSFVNIIATPKGGTHQQGFEQELLKVLRSQVEQNARRLKVGSNDKLEKDDVLAGLSAVLTVNVPEPQFEGQTKEVLGTPAVRQIVAQVIRKDLAARFSSTKRDDKSQATQLLDKIVAEMKARVSARAHKETQRRKNALESSTLPTKLVDCRTNEVERSELFIVEGDSALGTAKNARNSEFQALLPIRGKILNVQKASVGDMLSNTECASIIQVIGAGSGRSFDIDAARYGKVILMSDADVDGAHIRTLLLTLFYRYMRPLIEHGRVFAAVPPLHRVIVMNPGSKPNETIYTYSEQEMHALLTKLRKAGKRWHEPIQRYKGLGEMDAEQLASTTMDRGGRLLRRVRMEDAEAAGRVFELLMGNEVAPRREFIIDSSDRLSRESIDA; encoded by the coding sequence GTGACCGCCGAGTATTCCGCCCATCATCTCCAGGTGCTCGAAGGGCTCGAGGCCGTCCGCAAGCGTCCCGGTATGTACATCGGTTCGAACGGATCCCCGGGCCTGATGCACTGCCTCTGGGAGATCATCGACAACGCCGTCGACGAGGCCGTCGCGGGCAACGGCTCGAAGATCGACATCATCCTGCACGAGGACGGAAGCGTCGAGGTCCATGACCGCGGCCGCGGCATCCCCGTCGACGTCGAGCCCCGTACCGGTCTCACCGGCGTCGAAGTGGTGTTCACGAAGCTGCACGCCGGCGGCAAGTTCGGTGGCGGCTCGTACGCGGCATCCGGTGGTCTGCACGGTGTCGGCGCGTCGGTCGTCAACGCACTCTCCGAGCGCCTCGACGTCGAGGTCGACCGCGGCGGCAAGACGTACGCGATGTCGTTCCATCGCGGCGAGCCGGGTCTCTTCGCGGACTCGGGCGAGAAGAGACCGGACGCGAAGTTCACGCCGTTCCGCGACAAGAGCGAGCTCCGGGTCGTCGGCAAGGCGCCCCGCGGTACCAGTGGAACCCGCATCCGCTACTGGGCGGATCACCAGATCTTCACGAAGGACGCTGCTTTCCAGCTCAACGAGCTCGAGACCCGCGCGCGCCAGACCGCTTTCCTCGTCCCGGGCCTCGAGCTGGTCATCCGCGACGAGCGTGCGGCGAACGGCTCGGAGGTCGAAGGCCAGCCCACGGAGAAGTCGTACCACTATGAGGGCGGCATCTCGGAGTTCGTCGAGTACCTCGCGAACGATGCACCCGTCACCGACACGTGGCGCATCCAGGGCGAGGGGACCTTCAAGGAGACCGTGCCGGTGCTCCAGGCAGACGGTCACATGGTCGCCACCGAGGTCGAGCGCGTCTGCGCCGTCGACATCGCGATGCGCTGGGGCACGGGCTACGACACGATCACCCGGTCGTTCGTCAACATCATCGCCACGCCGAAGGGCGGCACGCATCAGCAGGGTTTCGAGCAGGAGCTGCTCAAGGTGCTGCGATCGCAGGTCGAGCAGAACGCCCGCCGACTCAAGGTGGGCAGCAACGACAAGCTCGAGAAGGACGACGTTCTCGCCGGGCTCAGCGCGGTGCTCACGGTGAACGTGCCTGAGCCGCAGTTCGAGGGACAGACGAAGGAGGTGCTCGGCACGCCCGCCGTGCGCCAGATCGTCGCCCAGGTGATCCGCAAGGATCTCGCCGCCCGATTCAGCTCGACCAAGCGTGACGACAAGAGCCAGGCGACGCAGCTGCTCGACAAGATCGTCGCCGAGATGAAGGCCCGCGTGTCGGCCCGTGCGCACAAGGAGACCCAGCGCCGGAAGAACGCGCTGGAGTCCTCGACCCTGCCGACCAAGCTCGTCGACTGCCGCACGAACGAGGTCGAGCGCAGCGAGCTCTTCATCGTCGAGGGCGACTCTGCCCTCGGCACGGCCAAGAACGCGCGCAACAGCGAGTTCCAGGCCCTGCTGCCGATCCGCGGCAAGATCCTCAACGTGCAGAAGGCCTCGGTCGGTGACATGCTCTCGAACACCGAGTGCGCGTCGATCATCCAGGTGATCGGCGCGGGCTCCGGGCGGAGCTTCGACATCGACGCCGCGCGCTACGGCAAGGTCATCCTGATGAGCGACGCCGACGTCGACGGTGCCCACATCCGCACGCTGCTCCTCACGCTCTTCTACCGGTACATGCGTCCGCTCATCGAGCACGGGCGTGTGTTCGCCGCGGTGCCGCCGCTGCACCGCGTGATCGTGATGAACCCGGGCTCGAAGCCGAACGAGACGATCTACACGTACAGCGAGCAGGAGATGCACGCGCTGCTGACCAAGCTGCGCAAGGCCGGCAAGCGCTGGCACGAGCCGATCCAGCGATACAAGGGACTCGGTGAGATGGATGCCGAGCAGCTGGCGTCCACGACGATGGACCGCGGCGGGCGGCTTCTGCGTCGAGTGCGCATGGAGGATGCCGAGGCGGCAGGTCGTGTCTTCGAGCTGCTGATGGGCAACGAGGTCGCTCCTCGCCGCGAGTTCATCATCGACTCGTCCGATCGCCTGTCCCGGGAATCGATCGACGCCTGA
- a CDS encoding MBL fold metallo-hydrolase, with protein sequence MTGRLRHYVCGSTSHDVGAMFHGRARKVREFPSGVFLYDGADGRRVLFDTGYATGEWRTGWRGAVYRRLLPPTVDDADDVAAQLSRDGIDPASVTHVVLSHLHPDHVGGVRRFPQATFVLSAGHARTLAAPRLRAGVLPGLFPEWFSRADRIVVDDAAFSTVTIHGVSMRAHDLFGDGSYLVVDLPGHADGHLGAVVEHRVLLAGDAAWGNDLIGACSDLKPVPRLVQHDADRYVATARVLGDLAAAGIRVVCSHDPLGARELLG encoded by the coding sequence GTGACGGGCCGCCTCCGTCACTACGTGTGCGGGAGCACCTCGCACGACGTCGGTGCGATGTTCCACGGACGTGCGAGGAAAGTGCGTGAGTTCCCCTCCGGGGTGTTCCTCTACGACGGCGCGGACGGGCGTCGCGTGCTGTTCGACACCGGATACGCGACAGGGGAGTGGCGCACGGGCTGGCGTGGTGCCGTCTATCGTCGTCTGCTGCCGCCGACGGTGGATGACGCGGACGACGTGGCCGCGCAGCTCAGCCGCGACGGCATCGATCCGGCATCCGTCACGCATGTCGTGCTCTCGCACCTGCATCCGGATCATGTCGGGGGAGTCCGCCGTTTTCCGCAGGCCACGTTCGTGCTCAGCGCGGGGCACGCGCGGACGCTTGCGGCACCGCGTCTGCGCGCGGGAGTGCTCCCGGGCCTGTTTCCCGAGTGGTTCTCCCGGGCTGACCGCATCGTCGTCGACGACGCGGCGTTCTCGACGGTCACGATCCACGGTGTCTCGATGCGGGCCCACGACCTGTTCGGTGACGGCTCGTACCTCGTCGTCGACCTTCCGGGTCACGCCGACGGGCACCTCGGCGCGGTGGTCGAGCATCGTGTGCTGCTCGCGGGGGACGCGGCGTGGGGGAACGATCTGATCGGCGCCTGCTCGGACCTGAAGCCCGTGCCCCGGCTCGTCCAGCATGATGCGGACCGCTACGTTGCGACAGCACGCGTTCTCGGCGACCTCGCGGCCGCCGGCATCCGCGTGGTCTGCAGCCACGACCCGCTCGGCGCGAGGGAGCTGCTGGGCTGA
- a CDS encoding sugar-transfer associated ATP-grasp domain-containing protein — MSRFSLVPRVRYLLARARRIDVASVIERAKESSAQHGKAVPLVVVDMLWSAGRHNVGFQDYIDYDFAILTKAERDTFMTHPVSNEISQKYDHPDYRHLFHDKAEFDARFDAFLKREWMLITEGNADELRAFTERQGTIVVKETHGQAGTGVHRYHAADVTDWDAFHAELLAKKQVLVEEVIRQHADLAAVCPGTVNTTRITAFFDGEKTHILAMAQKFGRGAVSDQMSFGGFYTMLDENGHSVGSGYDSHGHVHVTHPDSGFPIADFQLPMMDEVRQFVDQVARVVPQIQYVGWDIVVTPDGPVLVEGNWGAGVYENKPSVTGIRTGHKPRYQAAIGF, encoded by the coding sequence ATGTCACGCTTTTCCCTCGTGCCCCGCGTCCGCTACCTGCTGGCGCGCGCCCGCCGCATCGACGTCGCCTCGGTGATCGAGAGGGCCAAGGAGTCATCCGCCCAGCACGGCAAGGCCGTACCTCTCGTCGTGGTCGACATGCTCTGGTCGGCTGGACGCCACAACGTCGGATTCCAGGACTACATCGACTACGACTTCGCGATCCTGACCAAAGCCGAGCGCGACACCTTCATGACGCACCCCGTGTCCAACGAGATCTCGCAGAAGTACGACCACCCCGACTACCGGCACCTCTTCCATGACAAGGCCGAGTTCGACGCACGCTTCGACGCCTTCCTCAAGCGCGAGTGGATGCTGATCACCGAGGGCAACGCCGACGAGCTGCGCGCGTTCACCGAGCGCCAGGGCACGATCGTCGTCAAGGAGACCCACGGCCAGGCCGGCACCGGAGTCCACCGCTACCACGCGGCCGATGTCACCGACTGGGATGCGTTCCACGCCGAACTGCTGGCGAAGAAGCAGGTGCTGGTCGAAGAGGTCATCCGCCAGCACGCCGACCTCGCCGCCGTCTGCCCCGGCACCGTGAACACCACCCGCATCACCGCCTTCTTCGACGGGGAGAAGACGCATATCCTCGCCATGGCCCAGAAGTTCGGCCGCGGCGCGGTGAGCGACCAGATGAGCTTCGGCGGTTTCTACACGATGCTCGACGAGAACGGTCACTCTGTGGGCTCGGGCTACGACTCCCACGGCCACGTGCACGTCACGCACCCCGACTCCGGCTTCCCGATCGCCGACTTCCAGCTGCCGATGATGGACGAGGTCCGCCAATTCGTCGACCAGGTCGCCCGCGTCGTGCCGCAGATCCAGTACGTCGGCTGGGACATCGTCGTGACGCCCGACGGCCCCGTGCTCGTCGAGGGCAACTGGGGTGCCGGCGTGTACGAGAACAAGCCCAGCGTCACCGGCATCCGCACCGGTCACAAGCCCCGCTACCAGGCCGCGATCGGGTTCTGA
- a CDS encoding 3-oxoacyl-ACP synthase III family protein: MVRNCEIVGWGTSLPERTVRFEDETRYRIEDDVSHLDMLTEACERALAHAGVDADQIDLVLGASAAGIQPIPCTAALVLERLTLTGHAAAFDVNSTCTSFITALDVASRYLDAGDHETILVFAGDVGTRFLNPEQRESFELFSDAGAAVVLRRSADSDRGVIASAQRTWPAYAHDTEIRGGLSRSPAQTYGTGDPADYLFDMNGRRALLGMMRVLPEFFESFHRASGVSYDDVALWVPHQASAALGPMLDRLGIPVERRIDEVREFGNMVSSSVPFMLARALESGRVGAGDTVILCGTAAGLTANVLALRL, translated from the coding sequence ATGGTGAGGAACTGCGAGATCGTGGGGTGGGGGACATCCCTGCCCGAACGCACGGTGCGATTCGAGGACGAGACGCGGTATCGGATCGAGGACGACGTGTCGCACCTCGACATGCTGACTGAGGCGTGCGAGCGGGCACTCGCGCACGCGGGCGTCGACGCGGATCAGATCGACCTCGTCCTCGGCGCCTCGGCAGCCGGTATCCAGCCGATCCCGTGCACGGCGGCGCTCGTGCTTGAGCGACTGACGCTCACCGGTCATGCGGCAGCCTTCGACGTGAACTCCACCTGCACGAGCTTCATCACCGCACTGGATGTCGCATCGCGGTACCTGGATGCCGGTGACCACGAGACGATCCTCGTGTTCGCGGGCGACGTGGGAACGCGATTCCTGAACCCGGAGCAGCGCGAGAGCTTCGAGCTGTTCAGCGACGCCGGCGCGGCGGTCGTGCTGCGCCGCTCCGCCGACTCGGATCGCGGCGTGATCGCGAGCGCCCAGCGCACCTGGCCGGCGTACGCGCACGACACGGAGATCAGGGGAGGACTGTCCAGGTCTCCCGCACAGACCTACGGCACGGGCGATCCGGCCGACTATCTCTTCGACATGAACGGACGACGGGCGCTGTTGGGGATGATGCGCGTGCTCCCCGAGTTCTTCGAGTCGTTCCATCGCGCATCGGGTGTCTCGTACGACGATGTCGCGCTCTGGGTGCCTCATCAGGCGTCGGCCGCGCTCGGGCCCATGCTCGATCGCCTCGGGATCCCCGTCGAGCGCCGGATCGACGAGGTGCGCGAGTTCGGCAACATGGTGTCGTCATCCGTGCCGTTCATGCTCGCCCGCGCGCTCGAGAGCGGTCGGGTCGGAGCCGGAGACACCGTGATCCTCTGCGGCACCGCCGCCGGGCTCACCGCGAACGTGCTCGCGCTGCGGCTCTGA
- a CDS encoding glycosyltransferase codes for MRIAMVTDYYLPTLGGVQTVIKAHREALEHAGHEVFVFAPLAERSADPHVVRLPTARGFAPDGYPFTWTPSAAAAALRDGLSARGIQIVHVHTEMFAALAGFEAARTLGIPIVQTMHGRIDVYTRSVLPIPSVTTMILAAMHRRRLSHDRAQIDSTAAYASTRMAQRMWRLMVSQANHADHVIVPSAHFAAKLVAQGVQTPLTVLSNGLESSVLARVGSPTPRVVAPGDELRVVWCGRLSPEKRPQVFVDALRQSPGVRAEMFGDGVARRAVAAAASDLASGRLTVRGGVPQSQVLDGMRQAHVLVSTSLDFDNQPMVILEAIASGLPVIVTDPDLAEMLPEGGGVVTETPDAAGLAATLRTLRDDPTLITSMSAAAISHRSQVAQDTHRDALLDVYRAALSSAR; via the coding sequence GTGCGCATCGCCATGGTCACCGACTACTACCTGCCGACTCTGGGCGGCGTGCAGACCGTGATCAAGGCACACAGGGAAGCACTGGAGCATGCCGGTCATGAGGTGTTCGTGTTCGCGCCTCTCGCGGAGCGCAGTGCGGATCCGCACGTCGTGCGCCTGCCGACGGCACGTGGCTTCGCGCCGGACGGCTACCCGTTCACGTGGACGCCCTCGGCCGCCGCGGCGGCGTTGCGCGACGGGCTGAGCGCGCGCGGGATCCAGATCGTCCATGTGCACACCGAGATGTTCGCAGCGCTGGCCGGCTTCGAGGCGGCGCGGACGCTCGGCATCCCGATCGTGCAGACCATGCACGGGCGGATCGATGTGTACACACGCTCGGTGCTGCCGATCCCTTCCGTCACGACGATGATATTGGCCGCCATGCACCGACGACGTCTGAGCCACGATCGCGCCCAAATCGACTCGACAGCCGCGTACGCGAGCACGCGGATGGCACAGCGGATGTGGCGGCTCATGGTCAGTCAGGCGAATCACGCCGACCACGTCATCGTGCCCTCGGCGCACTTCGCGGCGAAGCTCGTCGCCCAGGGCGTGCAGACTCCGCTCACCGTGCTGTCGAACGGGCTCGAGTCGAGCGTGCTCGCTCGCGTGGGCTCGCCGACGCCGCGTGTCGTCGCCCCGGGCGACGAGCTCCGAGTCGTCTGGTGTGGCCGGCTGTCGCCGGAGAAGCGACCCCAGGTCTTCGTCGACGCCCTACGGCAGTCGCCCGGAGTCCGTGCCGAGATGTTCGGTGACGGTGTCGCCCGTCGCGCTGTCGCCGCCGCCGCTTCGGATCTGGCATCGGGGCGCCTCACGGTCCGCGGCGGGGTCCCCCAATCCCAGGTGCTCGACGGGATGCGTCAGGCGCACGTGCTGGTGTCGACGTCGCTCGACTTCGACAACCAGCCGATGGTCATCCTCGAGGCGATCGCGTCGGGGCTGCCGGTGATCGTCACCGATCCGGACCTCGCCGAGATGCTGCCCGAAGGCGGAGGCGTCGTGACCGAGACTCCGGATGCCGCGGGATTGGCCGCGACTCTCCGAACGCTGCGAGACGATCCGACACTGATCACCTCGATGAGTGCCGCCGCGATCTCGCACCGGTCGCAGGTCGCGCAGGACACCCACCGCGACGCACTGCTCGACGTCTACCGCGCCGCGCTCTCGAGCGCTCGCTGA